In Mycteria americana isolate JAX WOST 10 ecotype Jacksonville Zoo and Gardens unplaced genomic scaffold, USCA_MyAme_1.0 Scaffold_41, whole genome shotgun sequence, the genomic window CCCCCCTTGACTCCCCCAACCCCCccgaccccccaaaacccctctaacccccccaaccccccctcctTGGTacccagggatgctccagccGGGGGGAGGGGCCCAGGCAGcaggggggggacccaggcgtccggggaaGCGGCCCCTCCCCCTCCATGAGACCTCCCCggagccccccaaaacctccctgacccccccagcccccctcggagccccccaaatccccccgccccccagcacccagagatGCTCCAGCCGGGGGGAGGGGCCCAGGCGTCCCGGGCTGATGGGGGAGCGCGTTTGATGGGGGGGGCGAGATGGGGGGGGCGAGATGGGGGGGCCTCACCCAGGCACCCGGGTCCCCTCCTGGGGGACGGGTCACATGACCCCTCGCGGGAGGCCAGGGCTGACGCAAGGGTGACCCTGGGGCGCGAGGGTCCCGGGGGTGTCCCCTAACGAGCTGCCGCTCATCCGGGGCGGTTCGTTAGTGGCGCTGGTAATTAGCacccaggggaggggagggcggtgGCTCGGACGCCCGGGTCCCGGCGGGCATCGCACGAGGGCCCGTGTCGCACGAGGACCCCCCGGCTCACGAGCCCTCTCCCCCCCGAAGCGGCCCCCCCGGTGGGGGGGGGCCATGGAGCACCGGAGCCGGTAGCAGCGGCCTCGCACGAGGACCCGTCGCACGAGGACCCGTCGCACGAGGACCCGTCGCACGAGGAGCGGGACCCtcgcgggcaggcagcaggcagaggaccCAAGTagggccccgccccccccgcccgggtcCCCTGTGCTGGGGGAGGGGCGGTGGGGGGTCCTGTGCCCAGACCTCTGGGTCCCCTATGGTGGGGGGGGTCCCTACCCTATAGCTGGGGTTGGGGGGTACCGTGCCCGGATGCCCGGGTCCCCTGTCATGGGGGGGCTGGAGGGCGCTGGGGGGGGCCCTGTCCTACATAGGGGGTCAGCGGGTGGGTGCAGCACCtatgggggggccggggggggtccctctGCCCTATACACAGTGTCAGTGGGGGATGCAGGGCCCAGACGCCCGGGTCGCCTGCCCCCCCTGCTtaccccttcccctccccccccaggaccccccgttcccccatggccccccctcctcccctcctcctcctcctcctcctcctcctcctcctccccctccctccccccacctgGGCCCTGACAGCCTTCACCCTGGCCGCCCTAcggggggggagcccccccccttTCCACTCCCCTCTCCTGACCATCGTCACCACCGTCACCATCATCACCGTCACCGCCGCCGCCTGTCCTGCCGTCTGCCGCTGCGCCGGTGGCCGCGTCTACTGCAACGACCGGGGCTTGACGGCCATTCCCGAGGGTCTCCCCCCTGGCGCTACCACCCTCTTCCTCCAAAACAACCGGATCGGCGACGCCGGCATCCCGGCGCGTTTGGGTCACTTATCGGCGCTAAAAGTTTTATATCTCTACGCTAACGCCTTGGAGCAATTGCCGGCGTATTTGCCGCCGGCGCTGCGGGAGCTGCACCTCCAGGAGAACAACGTCCGCGGGCTGTGCCGACGGGCGCTGGCGCGAGCGCCGCTGCTGGAGCGCCTGCACCTGGACGACAACTCGGTCTCGGCCGCCGGCATCGAAGAAGACGCCTTTGCCGAAAATCGCCGCTTACGGTTGCTATTTTTATCGCGGAATCACCTCAGCAGCGTCCCGCCGGGATTACCGCCGGCGCTGGAGGAGCTGCGGCTGGACGACAACCGGATTCACACCATCCCCCTCCGCGCCTTCGAGGGCCTGCCGGCGCTTCGGCGCTTGGTGCTGGACGGGAACCTGCTGGCCAACCAGCGCATGGCGGACGACACCTTCAGCCGGTTGGTCAACCTCAGCGAGCTCTCGCTGGGGCGAAACGCGTTGGCGGCGCCGCCGGCCAACCTCCCCCGCGCTCGCCTTCGCCGGCTGTCCCTCGCCGCCAACGCCATCAGCCACGTCCCCGCCGGCGCCTTGGCGCGGATGCGGTCGCTGGAGCGGCTGGATTTGTCGGACAACAACCTGACGACGCTGCCGCGGGGGCTGTTCGACGACCTGGGGAGTCTGAGCCACCTGGGGCTGCGGAACAACCCCTGGTTCTGCGGCTGCAACCTGGCCTGGCTGCGGGACTGGCTgcgccgccgcgcgccgccggGGCTGGAGGTCAAGGGGCTGCTGTGCCAGGCGCCGGCGCGGTTACGGGGCCTGGCGGTGGGGGAGTTGAGGGGGGAGATGGATGCTTGcgacccccccgccgccccgggcgccgcggcggcggcgcccggcgtcatggcggcggcgccgggggtcGCGGCGGTGtcgccgggcgccgccgcggccTCGCCCGGCGTCATGGCGGCGGCACCGGGCACTGCGGCGGTGGCACCGGGGGTCCCAGCGTCGACGGGCGGTCTGTGGGTCCaggcggcgccggggggggctCTGAGGGTCCGgtggccccccgcccccccgggcgcATCCTTACGGCTGAGTTGGttgcggccggggggggggggcggtgacGGAGACGTtggtgcggggggagcggggggagtaCGTGGTGACGGCGCTACAGCCGCGCGCCGCTTACCGCGTCTGTCTGTCCGCCCTCGACCCCCCCGGCATCGCCACCCCCCCCGCTTTGCGCCCAGGCTCGTGCCGGCGGCGAgacccccccggtgtccccggggccCCCTCCGCCCAGGGACGCCCCCCCTGCGCTacccccggcagcgg contains:
- the LOC142403669 gene encoding LOW QUALITY PROTEIN: leucine-rich repeat transmembrane protein FLRT1-like (The sequence of the model RefSeq protein was modified relative to this genomic sequence to represent the inferred CDS: inserted 2 bases in 1 codon); protein product: MAPPPPLLLLLLLLLLLPLPPPTWALTAFTLAALRGGSPPPFHSPLLTIVTTVTIITVTAAACPAVCRCAGGRVYCNDRGLTAIPEGLPPGATTLFLQNNRIGDAGIPARLGHLSALKVLYLYANALEQLPAYLPPALRELHLQENNVRGLCRRALARAPLLERLHLDDNSVSAAGIEEDAFAENRRLRLLFLSRNHLSSVPPGLPPALEELRLDDNRIHTIPLRAFEGLPALRRLVLDGNLLANQRMADDTFSRLVNLSELSLGRNALAAPPANLPRARLRRLSLAANAISHVPAGALARMRSLERLDLSDNNLTTLPRGLFDDLGSLSHLGLRNNPWFCGCNLAWLRDWLRRRAPPGLEVKGLLCQAPARLRGLAVGELRGEMDACDPPAAPGAAAAAPGVMAAAPGVAAVSPGAAAASPGVMAAAPGTAAVAPGVPASTGGLWVQAAPGGALRVRWPPAPPGASLRLSWLRPGGXGAVTETLVRGERGEYVVTALQPRAAYRVCLSALDPPGIATPPALRPGSCRRRDPPGVPGAPSAQGRPPCATPGSGGGGGRRRRRPGWSWGSWGGGGGGGGGGGAGGLPPHRPKLGGGGCP